In the genome of Pigmentiphaga litoralis, one region contains:
- the flgL gene encoding flagellar hook-associated protein FlgL encodes MRISSAQLHEASVRAMTTQQASLVKVAQQVAEGRRVLTPADDPIASSREVALDASLRSSEQMQKNQADVKGQLEQAENYLGQGSTLLSAFKSSIVKAGSGVLSPSDRASVVADMTSLRDQMMSLANTQDESGNFVFAGFKRDSQPFSRTSEGVVYGGDSGIRQSQIGPNRFIDANFSGAYVFDTALTGKSGVVATAGDANMGGLLLTGSTINDKTIWGTEKALGPFNVAFGADGAYTVTDGDGEPYAAGTLTKGAATLDVAGVRLSFSGAPKAGDTLSVSSSTSQSIFDTMDQAIAALSMPESSQESARRGNALFALSANIDGGLDRMLEARTSLGSRLNEVEAALSADSARSDALTEEIARVTGADATSQVELATQLAQRKFSVEAAQLTYTKISQLSIFNYL; translated from the coding sequence CCCAGCAGGTGGCAGAAGGCCGTCGTGTCTTGACGCCGGCCGATGACCCGATCGCGTCGAGCCGCGAAGTGGCGCTGGATGCCAGCCTCCGGTCGTCGGAACAGATGCAGAAGAATCAGGCGGACGTGAAGGGGCAGCTGGAGCAGGCCGAAAACTACCTGGGCCAGGGCAGCACGCTGCTGTCGGCGTTCAAGTCGTCCATCGTCAAGGCGGGCAGCGGCGTGTTGAGCCCGTCCGATCGGGCCTCGGTCGTGGCGGACATGACCAGCCTGCGCGACCAGATGATGTCGTTGGCCAACACCCAGGACGAAAGCGGCAACTTCGTGTTCGCAGGCTTCAAGCGCGACTCCCAGCCGTTTTCACGCACGTCCGAAGGCGTCGTCTACGGCGGCGACAGCGGCATCCGCCAGAGCCAGATCGGACCGAACCGGTTCATCGACGCCAACTTCTCGGGCGCGTATGTGTTCGATACGGCGCTTACCGGCAAGTCCGGTGTCGTGGCAACCGCCGGCGACGCCAATATGGGTGGCCTGCTGCTGACGGGCAGCACCATCAACGACAAGACAATCTGGGGCACCGAAAAAGCCCTCGGCCCGTTCAACGTGGCGTTCGGCGCCGACGGGGCGTACACAGTCACTGACGGCGATGGCGAGCCTTACGCTGCCGGCACGCTGACCAAAGGTGCGGCCACGCTGGACGTTGCCGGCGTCCGCCTGTCGTTCAGCGGCGCGCCCAAGGCCGGCGATACGCTCAGCGTGTCCAGCTCGACCAGTCAAAGCATCTTCGACACCATGGATCAGGCCATTGCGGCGCTGAGCATGCCGGAGTCGTCGCAGGAATCCGCGCGGCGGGGCAATGCGCTGTTTGCCCTGTCGGCAAACATCGACGGCGGCCTGGACCGGATGCTGGAAGCCCGCACATCGCTGGGCAGCCGGCTGAACGAGGTCGAAGCCGCCCTGTCGGCGGACAGCGCGCGCAGCGACGCGTTGACCGAAGAAATTGCCCGCGTGACCGGGGCCGACGCAACGTCGCAAGTCGAGTTGGCAACGCAACTGGCCCAGCGCAAGTTCAGCGTCGAAGCCGCCCAACTGACTTACACTAAGATTTCGCAACTAAGCATCTTCAACTACCTCTGA
- a CDS encoding response regulator, producing MQQDLFNILVVDDEPLNLAIISEHLSDPRYRLKAASDGIQAWDMLQHGGVPFDIVVLDRMMPGINGIELLERMKSDPRFADIPVIMQTAASRQHEVLEGFTKGAHYYLTKPYEHAILVAVVSAAIDVRARQKQLKRQLTDAQEIFSNVQRAQFTFSTLSEARQLASFLAKLCPNPEAVVVGLAELMINAIEHGNLELGYAEKGRLSVEGGWAQEIERRLAMPKYAHRIAQATFRRLPDRLVFHILDEGPGFDWPSFLEMSPDRAFDSHGRGIAMANMLAFDNLSYLRDGREAVCTVLHSDTTGAALDKAGGGKYYTSRMGE from the coding sequence ATGCAGCAGGACCTGTTCAACATCTTGGTCGTGGATGATGAGCCACTCAATCTGGCCATCATTTCCGAACACTTGTCGGACCCCCGATACCGATTGAAGGCTGCCAGTGATGGCATCCAGGCCTGGGACATGCTGCAGCATGGCGGCGTCCCCTTCGACATCGTCGTGCTCGACCGCATGATGCCGGGCATCAATGGCATCGAATTGCTCGAGCGGATGAAGTCCGACCCCCGCTTCGCCGACATCCCCGTCATCATGCAGACGGCCGCGTCGCGCCAGCACGAGGTCCTGGAGGGCTTCACGAAGGGGGCCCACTACTACCTGACCAAACCCTACGAACACGCGATCCTGGTGGCTGTGGTGTCCGCTGCGATCGATGTTCGCGCGCGGCAGAAGCAGCTCAAGCGCCAGCTGACCGACGCGCAGGAAATCTTCTCCAACGTTCAGCGTGCGCAGTTCACGTTTTCGACCCTGTCGGAAGCGCGCCAGCTGGCGTCTTTCCTGGCCAAGCTGTGCCCAAATCCGGAAGCCGTCGTGGTCGGCCTGGCCGAGCTCATGATCAACGCGATCGAACACGGCAACCTGGAACTCGGCTATGCCGAGAAGGGCCGCCTGAGCGTGGAAGGTGGATGGGCGCAGGAAATCGAGCGGCGCCTGGCCATGCCCAAGTACGCGCACCGCATCGCGCAGGCGACCTTCCGGCGTTTGCCCGACCGGCTTGTCTTTCACATTCTGGACGAAGGCCCGGGCTTCGACTGGCCGTCATTCCTGGAAATGTCGCCCGATCGCGCCTTTGATTCGCACGGCCGGGGCATTGCCATGGCGAACATGCTGGCGTTCGATAATCTTTCGTATCTGCGTGACGGGCGGGAGGCAGTCTGTACCGTGCTGCATTCCGACACGACCGGGGCGGCGTTGGACAAGGCCGGCGGCGGGAAGTACTACACGAGCCGGATGGGCGAGTAA
- a CDS encoding response regulator — MIRLVIVDDHAIVRSGLRQIAQTEGGISVVGEAGECGELLDMLRKTEADVVLMDISMPGKSGLDALKQVRERWPKTAVLMLSMYPEDQYAVRSVKAGAAGYLHKNSPPETVIEAIRTVARGKKYITPELAEQLATHLSQGDERPVHETLSDREYQTMAMIASGRTLTQIAEAMSLSPKTVSVYRARLLEKMKLKNNSELTHYALKHRLVD; from the coding sequence ATGATTCGCCTGGTTATCGTTGACGACCACGCCATCGTTCGCTCTGGCCTGCGTCAGATCGCACAGACAGAAGGCGGCATCAGCGTCGTCGGTGAAGCCGGCGAATGCGGCGAATTGCTCGACATGCTGCGCAAGACCGAAGCCGACGTGGTGCTGATGGATATTTCCATGCCTGGCAAGAGCGGGCTCGACGCCCTCAAGCAGGTACGAGAGCGCTGGCCCAAGACGGCCGTGCTGATGCTCAGCATGTATCCCGAAGACCAGTATGCGGTACGCAGCGTCAAGGCAGGCGCCGCCGGTTATCTGCACAAGAACTCGCCGCCCGAAACGGTTATCGAAGCGATCCGCACCGTTGCGCGCGGCAAGAAGTACATCACGCCCGAACTCGCCGAACAGCTGGCCACGCATCTGAGCCAGGGGGACGAGCGCCCGGTGCACGAAACGCTGTCCGATCGCGAATACCAGACCATGGCCATGATCGCCTCGGGCCGCACGCTGACGCAGATCGCCGAAGCCATGTCGCTGTCGCCCAAGACGGTGTCGGTCTATCGCGCGCGACTGCTCGAAAAGATGAAGCTGAAGAACAACTCCGAGCTCACGCACTACGCGCTGAAGCATCGGCTGGTGGACTGA
- a CDS encoding sensor histidine kinase, protein MMATPPTLPGPDDADGRDATPLCVLFVEDSPSDFSLMRAVLANAGLTISARRVETEQDMREALSTAQWHAIVSDHSLPTFSGKRALAVAKDIGFSGPFLIVSGAIGEEAAVDAMRSGADDYVMKNNLRRLPPALERSLREVRSRDQRMRAETALESAHDQLNAIFSATPVALFAVARNLQVTMWSPAIEELTGMSHTEVLTKQFTLPDPGDTERLLTLIMPALGGFPLTGLPFGMQARGERRELLVSASPLSGRPPAGCVVSLSDVTHLARAQAELSRSEQQLRELSRHTELVRENERAELAREIHDDLGALVTRIRADLALARRRSSEPATAQLLEEAEQMVASLGVAISRIARAMRPPVLDFGIVAAIEWQARDFSQHSGIEVKVNTNQEDLSLGLEQSTAVFRIFQEALTNIFKHAQATRVNIELFADDTSMTLEVRDNGVGLAPDALRKQTSFGLRGMMERIHSLGGWMDISGTPMADSGSAASSKGTTLMISIPLHSQDPSMAAHSKDPKPNAGAE, encoded by the coding sequence ATGATGGCTACGCCACCCACCCTGCCCGGTCCGGACGACGCCGACGGCCGCGATGCCACGCCGTTGTGCGTGCTGTTCGTCGAGGATTCCCCCTCCGACTTCTCGCTCATGCGGGCGGTGCTGGCCAATGCTGGCCTGACGATCTCCGCACGCCGCGTGGAGACCGAACAGGACATGCGCGAAGCGCTCAGCACGGCGCAATGGCACGCGATCGTCAGTGATCACTCCCTGCCCACCTTCAGCGGCAAACGCGCGCTGGCGGTGGCCAAGGACATCGGCTTTTCCGGTCCCTTCCTGATCGTGTCGGGCGCCATCGGCGAAGAAGCCGCGGTGGACGCCATGCGCTCGGGCGCCGACGACTACGTCATGAAGAACAACCTGCGCCGGCTGCCGCCTGCCCTGGAACGCAGCCTGCGCGAAGTGCGCAGCCGCGATCAGCGCATGCGTGCCGAGACCGCGCTGGAATCCGCGCATGATCAGTTAAACGCGATCTTCTCGGCCACACCCGTTGCGCTGTTTGCAGTAGCCCGCAACTTGCAGGTCACGATGTGGAGCCCGGCGATCGAAGAACTGACCGGCATGTCGCACACCGAAGTCCTGACCAAACAATTCACCTTGCCCGATCCGGGCGACACCGAACGCCTGCTGACGCTGATCATGCCGGCACTTGGCGGCTTCCCCCTGACCGGCCTGCCCTTCGGCATGCAGGCCCGCGGCGAACGCCGCGAGCTGCTGGTGTCCGCCAGCCCGCTGAGCGGCCGGCCGCCTGCAGGCTGTGTGGTGTCGCTGTCGGATGTGACCCACCTGGCTCGCGCGCAAGCCGAACTGAGCCGGTCCGAACAGCAGTTGCGCGAACTGTCGCGCCATACCGAACTCGTTCGCGAAAACGAACGCGCGGAGCTTGCCCGCGAGATTCACGATGACCTGGGTGCACTCGTTACGCGAATCCGCGCCGACCTCGCGCTGGCCCGCCGTCGCTCCAGTGAACCGGCTACGGCACAATTGCTGGAAGAAGCCGAGCAGATGGTTGCATCATTGGGCGTGGCGATCTCGCGCATTGCGCGCGCCATGCGGCCACCGGTGTTGGATTTTGGCATCGTCGCCGCCATCGAATGGCAGGCCCGCGACTTCTCGCAGCACTCCGGCATCGAAGTGAAGGTGAACACCAATCAGGAAGATCTGTCGCTCGGCCTGGAGCAATCCACCGCCGTGTTTCGCATCTTCCAGGAAGCCCTGACCAACATTTTCAAGCACGCGCAGGCCACGCGCGTGAACATAGAGTTGTTTGCAGACGACACCAGCATGACGCTGGAAGTGCGCGATAACGGGGTCGGTCTGGCCCCCGATGCCCTGCGAAAACAGACGTCTTTCGGGCTGCGCGGCATGATGGAACGCATCCACAGTTTAGGTGGCTGGATGGATATAAGTGGAACACCCATGGCGGATAGTGGCAGCGCAGCCTCATCCAAAGGAACTACACTAATGATATCTATACCGCTACACAGTCAGGATCCATCCATGGCCGCACATTCCAAAGATCCCAAGCCCAATGCAGGCGCCGAATGA
- a CDS encoding CheR family methyltransferase — protein sequence MPRSPTSTLVQGLAALGESAGATEFAFDTADFDKVRLLLKQHTGIALSEAKRSMVYSRLARRLRATGASTFRAYLDALRSGSPEWEQFVNALTTNLTYFYRESHHFQMLADHFKQRARPGHTQQIWCAAASTGEEVWTIALTAAESFGTLTPPIQIIATDLDTHVLDQARKGVYREDQIAKVPEAQVRRYFVQGPPGTYTVRPELRALVTFRQLNLLDPVWSVRGPFDAIFCRNVLIYFDRATQLKVVSRMAPLMPPDALLFVGHSENFSHGQQAFVLQGKTVYARARQPGAAT from the coding sequence ATCCCGAGAAGCCCCACTTCCACACTCGTACAGGGCCTGGCCGCGCTCGGCGAGTCCGCCGGGGCCACCGAATTTGCCTTCGACACCGCCGATTTCGACAAGGTGCGTTTGCTGCTGAAGCAACACACCGGCATTGCGTTGTCGGAAGCCAAACGCAGCATGGTCTACAGCCGTCTGGCGCGCCGCCTGCGCGCCACCGGGGCGTCGACCTTCCGCGCCTACCTTGACGCGCTGCGCAGCGGGTCGCCGGAATGGGAACAGTTCGTCAACGCCTTGACGACCAATCTGACCTATTTCTACCGCGAAAGCCATCACTTCCAGATGCTGGCCGACCACTTCAAGCAGCGGGCTCGCCCGGGTCATACCCAGCAGATCTGGTGCGCTGCGGCATCTACCGGGGAAGAAGTCTGGACCATCGCGCTGACCGCGGCGGAATCCTTCGGCACGTTGACGCCGCCGATTCAGATCATCGCGACCGACCTCGATACCCACGTGCTGGACCAGGCGCGCAAGGGTGTCTACCGCGAAGACCAGATCGCCAAGGTGCCCGAAGCGCAGGTGCGCCGGTACTTCGTGCAAGGGCCGCCCGGCACGTATACGGTGCGGCCGGAATTGCGGGCGCTCGTCACTTTCCGGCAACTGAATCTGCTGGACCCGGTGTGGTCGGTGCGGGGGCCTTTCGATGCCATTTTCTGTCGCAACGTGCTGATCTATTTCGACCGCGCCACGCAGCTCAAGGTCGTGTCGCGCATGGCGCCGCTGATGCCGCCCGACGCCTTGTTGTTTGTCGGCCATTCCGAGAACTTCTCGCACGGTCAGCAGGCGTTCGTGCTGCAGGGCAAGACGGTGTACGCGCGGGCACGCCAGCCCGGCGCAGCCACCTGA
- a CDS encoding CheB methylesterase domain-containing protein, producing MTEPLAPTCATLAAVHAGRYDRRLIIAIGASTGGTEAIREVLMHLPAGLPPIVITQHMPPGFTRSFADRLNKYSAVHVKEAEHEERLLAGWAYVAPGHAHLAVRHALFGYSAVLSEDEPVNRHRPSVEVLFLSVAKMAGQAAVSVMLTGMGKDGARAMLTLRDAGGYNLAQDQATSVVFGMPREAIALGAVHEVVALPQIAQRILVAVEARQRALVP from the coding sequence ATGACCGAGCCCCTTGCGCCCACGTGCGCCACCCTGGCCGCCGTGCATGCCGGCCGGTACGACCGCCGCCTGATCATTGCGATCGGCGCGTCGACCGGCGGCACCGAAGCCATCCGCGAAGTGTTGATGCATTTGCCCGCCGGCCTGCCGCCGATCGTGATCACGCAGCACATGCCGCCCGGCTTTACCCGCAGTTTTGCCGACCGGCTGAACAAATATTCAGCCGTGCACGTGAAGGAAGCCGAACACGAAGAACGCCTGCTGGCAGGCTGGGCCTATGTTGCGCCCGGCCATGCGCACCTGGCCGTGCGGCATGCGCTGTTCGGCTACAGCGCGGTGCTGTCCGAAGACGAACCGGTGAACCGCCACCGGCCGTCGGTCGAAGTGTTGTTCTTGTCGGTCGCAAAGATGGCGGGGCAGGCTGCCGTGTCTGTCATGCTGACGGGCATGGGCAAGGATGGCGCACGCGCCATGCTGACCCTGCGCGACGCTGGCGGCTACAACCTGGCGCAGGACCAGGCCACCAGCGTGGTGTTCGGCATGCCGCGCGAGGCAATCGCGCTGGGCGCCGTACACGAGGTGGTCGCGCTGCCGCAGATCGCGCAGCGCATTCTGGTGGCGGTGGAAGCCAGGCAGCGGGCGCTGGTGCCCTGA
- the dapB gene encoding 4-hydroxy-tetrahydrodipicolinate reductase — translation MRIAIAGASGRMGRMLIEAVTAAPDMTLTVALGHAGSKSIGTDATAFTGRDSGVIVTSDLDALANADCLIDFTRPQATLDHLDACARHGVKLVIGTTGFDEAGKAAIAKAGEQVGVVFAPNMSIGVNVTLKLLDIAARILKDDYDVEVFDLHHKHKVDAPSGTALKMGETVADAWGKPLADVATWARHGDTGARQAGTIGFSAARGGDVVGDHTVFFCGPGERIEVTHRSSSRATYAEGSVRAARFLADQATGLFDMQDVLGLK, via the coding sequence ATGCGGATTGCCATTGCAGGCGCAAGCGGGCGCATGGGCCGCATGCTGATCGAAGCCGTGACTGCCGCGCCCGACATGACGCTGACGGTGGCCCTGGGCCATGCCGGCAGCAAAAGCATCGGCACCGACGCCACGGCATTCACGGGGCGCGACAGCGGGGTCATCGTCACGTCCGACCTCGACGCGCTGGCGAACGCCGACTGCCTGATCGACTTCACGCGGCCCCAGGCCACGCTGGACCATCTGGACGCCTGCGCACGCCACGGCGTGAAACTGGTGATTGGCACCACGGGCTTCGATGAAGCCGGCAAGGCCGCCATTGCCAAGGCTGGCGAGCAGGTCGGCGTGGTGTTCGCGCCGAACATGAGCATCGGCGTCAACGTCACGCTCAAGCTGCTGGATATTGCCGCGCGCATCCTGAAAGACGACTACGACGTGGAAGTGTTCGACCTGCATCACAAGCACAAGGTCGACGCACCATCGGGCACCGCGCTCAAGATGGGCGAAACGGTGGCCGACGCCTGGGGCAAGCCCCTGGCCGACGTGGCAACCTGGGCGCGTCATGGCGACACCGGCGCGCGTCAAGCCGGCACGATCGGTTTTTCCGCTGCGCGCGGGGGCGACGTGGTGGGCGATCACACCGTGTTCTTCTGCGGACCGGGTGAACGCATCGAAGTCACGCACCGTTCCAGCAGCCGCGCCACCTACGCCGAAGGCAGCGTACGCGCCGCGCGCTTTCTGGCCGACCAGGCCACCGGCCTGTTCGACATGCAGGACGTGCTCGGACTGAAGTAA
- a CDS encoding outer membrane protein assembly factor BamE, whose product MAAVMALAGCSSVTNYVPGFIKPYKADIQQGNWLTQSQVDMLRQGMTREQVRFALGTPTLTSIFRGERWDYPYLFIPGNGPTEERVFTVYFANDKLDRWNGDKQPARQPFQKTDTRREAATPVFRSNTAANPGPETVPQGETLDGTPPPASLDPSSVPMPTPARN is encoded by the coding sequence ATGGCTGCCGTCATGGCACTGGCCGGATGCAGCAGTGTGACCAATTACGTGCCGGGCTTCATCAAGCCCTACAAGGCCGACATTCAGCAGGGCAACTGGCTCACGCAGTCGCAGGTCGACATGCTGCGCCAGGGCATGACGCGCGAACAGGTGCGTTTCGCCCTCGGCACGCCAACGCTGACCAGCATCTTCCGCGGCGAACGCTGGGACTACCCTTACCTGTTCATTCCGGGTAATGGCCCGACCGAAGAACGCGTGTTCACCGTCTACTTCGCGAACGACAAGCTGGACCGCTGGAATGGCGACAAGCAGCCGGCACGCCAGCCGTTCCAGAAGACGGACACGCGCCGCGAAGCCGCGACGCCCGTGTTCCGCTCGAATACGGCCGCCAATCCCGGTCCGGAAACGGTCCCGCAAGGCGAGACGCTGGACGGCACGCCGCCGCCCGCCAGCCTGGATCCCAGCTCGGTGCCCATGCCGACGCCGGCAAGGAACTGA
- the fur gene encoding ferric iron uptake transcriptional regulator, protein MTDQNELKSIGLKATFPRLKILDVFRKAETRHMSAEDVYRALIGENVEIGLATVYRVLTQFEQAGLLSRSQFDSGKAVFELNEGEHHDHLICTNCGRVEEFFDSEIEKRQQKIAKDHNFTLTGHALSLYGICQRCTKAR, encoded by the coding sequence ATGACTGACCAGAACGAACTCAAAAGCATCGGCCTGAAGGCGACGTTTCCTCGATTGAAGATCCTGGATGTGTTCCGTAAAGCCGAAACGCGCCACATGAGCGCAGAGGACGTTTACCGGGCGTTGATCGGCGAAAACGTCGAAATCGGACTGGCAACCGTGTATCGCGTGCTGACCCAGTTCGAACAGGCCGGCCTGCTCAGCCGCAGCCAGTTCGACAGCGGCAAGGCCGTGTTCGAATTGAACGAAGGCGAACACCACGACCACCTGATCTGCACCAACTGCGGCCGCGTCGAAGAGTTTTTTGATTCCGAAATCGAAAAGCGCCAGCAGAAGATCGCCAAGGACCACAACTTCACCCTGACCGGCCACGCCCTGTCGTTGTACGGTATCTGCCAGCGCTGCACCAAGGCGCGCTGA
- the recN gene encoding DNA repair protein RecN produces MLRALHINDFVIVDHTEVEFGPGFTVFSGETGAGKSILIDALALALGERADASVLREGATRAEISAVFDVPDTLTGWLADHELDSDSLVLRRLIDSQGRSRSFINGMPATLTQLRELGEQLVDIHGQHAHQSLLKADSQRDLLDGHGDHSALRRGIADAWKAWRDVARRLETVERDAESLQQERERLQWQADELDRLALGADEWEELQAEHTRLAHAQSLIDGASQTIAALEEDDDAAHTRLAAASQRIAQLANHDSALTPVSEALESARIALQEAVSDLNSYLARLEVDPQRLSIVEARLQAVFETARKFRLTPDELPERHQTLLAQLDTLKESEDVQALRARAEAARAAYDALAKELSTARHKAAASLSRQVTQAMQTLAMSGGKFEAVVQPGEPGVAGADLVEFRVAGHAGTTPRALAKVASGGELARISLALSVIASRAARVPTLIFDEVDTGVGGAVAEVVGRLLRELGNFHQVLCVTHLPQVAACGNVHYEVEKRQSGSSTVSGVHLLNRTGRIDEIARMLGGIEITATTRKHAREMLGNN; encoded by the coding sequence ATGCTGCGCGCGCTGCACATCAATGATTTTGTGATTGTCGACCACACCGAGGTCGAGTTTGGCCCCGGATTCACCGTGTTTTCCGGCGAGACGGGCGCAGGCAAGTCGATCCTGATCGACGCACTGGCCCTGGCGCTGGGCGAGCGGGCGGACGCCTCGGTTTTGCGCGAAGGGGCGACCCGCGCCGAAATCAGCGCCGTCTTCGACGTTCCGGATACCCTGACCGGCTGGCTGGCCGACCACGAACTGGACAGCGACAGCCTCGTGCTCCGCCGCCTGATCGACAGCCAGGGCCGCAGCCGCAGCTTCATCAACGGCATGCCAGCCACCCTCACGCAACTGCGTGAACTGGGCGAGCAACTGGTCGACATTCATGGCCAGCATGCCCACCAGAGCCTGCTCAAGGCCGATTCCCAGCGCGATCTGCTCGACGGTCATGGCGATCATTCCGCCCTGCGCCGCGGCATCGCCGACGCCTGGAAGGCCTGGCGCGACGTGGCGCGCCGCCTGGAAACCGTGGAACGCGACGCCGAAAGCCTGCAGCAGGAACGCGAACGGCTCCAATGGCAGGCCGACGAACTGGACCGCCTGGCCTTGGGCGCCGACGAGTGGGAAGAACTGCAGGCCGAACACACCCGGCTGGCGCATGCCCAATCCTTGATCGACGGCGCGAGCCAGACCATTGCGGCGCTGGAAGAAGACGACGACGCGGCACACACCCGGCTGGCCGCGGCATCGCAGCGGATCGCCCAGCTCGCCAATCATGACTCGGCGCTGACCCCGGTATCCGAAGCGCTGGAATCCGCGCGGATCGCCCTGCAGGAGGCCGTGTCCGATCTGAACAGCTATCTGGCCCGGCTCGAAGTGGACCCGCAGCGGCTGTCGATCGTGGAAGCCCGGCTGCAGGCCGTGTTCGAGACCGCCCGCAAGTTCCGGCTGACGCCCGACGAACTGCCTGAACGGCATCAGACCCTGCTGGCCCAGCTGGATACGCTCAAGGAATCGGAAGACGTCCAGGCCCTGCGTGCGCGTGCCGAGGCCGCCCGGGCGGCCTACGACGCATTGGCCAAGGAACTGAGCACCGCGCGCCACAAGGCGGCTGCGTCATTATCCAGGCAGGTCACGCAGGCGATGCAGACGCTGGCCATGAGCGGCGGCAAGTTCGAAGCCGTGGTCCAGCCCGGCGAACCGGGCGTGGCGGGCGCCGACCTTGTCGAGTTCCGTGTGGCCGGCCATGCCGGCACCACGCCGCGCGCCCTGGCCAAAGTGGCGTCGGGCGGCGAACTGGCACGGATTTCCCTGGCGCTGTCAGTGATCGCCAGCCGCGCGGCCCGCGTGCCGACCCTGATCTTTGACGAGGTGGATACCGGGGTGGGCGGCGCAGTGGCCGAAGTGGTGGGCCGCCTGTTGCGCGAGCTGGGCAACTTCCACCAGGTGCTGTGCGTGACCCACCTGCCCCAGGTCGCGGCCTGCGGCAACGTGCATTACGAGGTGGAAAAGCGCCAGTCGGGAAGCAGCACCGTATCAGGCGTGCATCTGTTGAACCGTACCGGCCGGATCGACGAAATTGCCCGCATGCTGGGGGGTATCGAAATTACGGCCACCACCCGCAAACACGCGCGGGAGATGTTGGGGAACAACTAG
- a CDS encoding NAD kinase has protein sequence MHFPIVALVGKYHDTGIAGPLRALARMLQASGREVLFEAETAVNIGLTDYPAATVDEIGQRASLAIVMGGDGTMLGLARQLAPWNVPLVGINHGRLGFITDIPLESAEEAIAGMMEGNFESEERILLDSSVIRGETTMISALALNDVVLSRAGLGGMIEVTVQVDGLYMSKQRADGLIIATPTGSTAYALSANGPILHPSLRGLVLVPVAPQALSNRPITIPDHCTIEITLTRAQGGRDESASVHFDMQSWSSLKVGDRIVVRRAEHTIRFLHPAGYSYFSTLRRKLHWNQISGAAVD, from the coding sequence ATGCATTTTCCCATCGTCGCCCTCGTTGGCAAATACCATGACACCGGCATCGCCGGGCCGCTGCGGGCCCTTGCGCGCATGCTTCAGGCCAGCGGCCGAGAAGTGTTGTTTGAAGCCGAAACCGCCGTCAATATCGGGCTGACCGACTACCCGGCCGCCACGGTCGACGAGATCGGGCAGCGCGCCTCGCTCGCGATCGTCATGGGCGGCGACGGCACCATGCTGGGCCTGGCCCGGCAACTGGCGCCCTGGAATGTGCCGCTTGTCGGCATCAACCACGGCCGTCTGGGCTTCATCACTGATATCCCGCTCGAATCGGCCGAAGAAGCCATTGCCGGCATGATGGAAGGCAATTTCGAGTCTGAAGAGCGGATCCTGCTGGACTCCAGCGTGATCCGCGGCGAAACCACCATGATCTCGGCGCTGGCGCTGAATGACGTGGTGCTGAGCCGGGCCGGGCTGGGCGGCATGATCGAAGTCACGGTGCAGGTGGACGGGCTGTACATGTCCAAGCAGCGCGCCGACGGCCTGATCATCGCCACCCCCACCGGGTCGACCGCCTACGCGTTGTCCGCCAACGGTCCGATCCTGCATCCGTCATTGCGCGGATTGGTGCTTGTTCCGGTCGCGCCCCAGGCGCTGTCCAACCGGCCGATCACCATCCCCGATCACTGTACGATCGAAATCACGCTCACCCGCGCGCAGGGTGGCCGTGACGAGAGTGCCAGCGTTCACTTCGACATGCAGAGCTGGTCGTCCCTGAAGGTCGGCGACCGCATCGTAGTGAGACGTGCAGAACATACCATCCGCTTCCTTCATCCGGCCGGATACAGTTACTTTTCCACTTTGCGACGAAAGTTGCACTGGAACCAGATTTCCGGCGCAGCAGTCGACTGA